A part of Loxodonta africana isolate mLoxAfr1 chromosome 11, mLoxAfr1.hap2, whole genome shotgun sequence genomic DNA contains:
- the LOC100661413 gene encoding zinc finger protein 304: MAAAKLTDRAQGSVTFEDVFVYFSWDEWGLLDEAQRLLYHNVILENFALVASLGCWREAEEVTPSEQDVSLERVSQVRTLSTQKAYPCERCDPILENVVHLAQHQGSHPTQKPCTCGPSGRDFLSGANFDQQQEPHSAENPFRKNDNQASFAKSYAVHMPGWPFMYREEGTDFLDSPGLFQQQAIHTGVSPSKKIECMESFLHSSTLGKHQGAHTGQAVFSYNNCGEAFLKTFTLLNNWITQTEDRPFRCFTCGNAFKEKSGLIKHRKAHSGETAHVGKECGKTFTDLSHLRTHQKFHSGKRHYTCSECGKAFSCKDTLVQHQRVHTGERSYDCSECGKAYSRNSHLVQHQRTHTGERPYKCGECGKAFSRKDTLVQHQKIHTGERPYECGECGKFFTHSSNLIVHQRIHTGAKPYECSECGKCFSRNSSLSLHRRVHTGARPYVCSECGKTYISSSRLVQHIKVHTGARPYECNECGKFFSRNSSLILHRRAHTGEKPYVCGKCGKAYRRRSHLVRHKQVHSRERSHEYNNFGNSLVASL, translated from the exons ATGGCTGCAGCTAAGTTGACGGACCGGGCTCAG GGCTCTGTGACCTTCGAGGACGTGTTTGTGTACTTCTCCTGGGATGAGTGGGGACTCCTTGATGAAGCTCAGAGACTCCTGTACCACAATGTGATATTGGAGAACTTTGCCTTGGTGGCCTCCCTGG GTTGTTGGCGTGAAGCAGAGGAGGTGACACCTTCTGAGCAGGATGTTTCTTTGGAAAGAGTTTCACAGGTCAGGACTCTGTCCACCCAGAAAGCCTACCCCTGTGAGAGGTGTGACCCAATCTTGGAAAACGTTGTACACCTGGCTCAGCACCAGGGATCACACCCTACCCAGAAACCATGCACATGTGGGCCAAGTGGGAGAGACTTCTTGTCTGGTGCAAACTTTGACCAGCAACAGGAGCCACACAGTGCAGAGAATCCATTCAGAAAAAATGACAATCAAGCTTCATTTGCGAAGAGCTATGCAGTCCACATGCCAGGGTGGCCCTTCATGTACAGAGAGGAAGGAACGGACTTCCTGGACAGCCCTGGCCTCTTCCAGCAACAGGCCATTCACACTGGGGTGAGCCCATCCAAAAAGATTGAGTGCATGGAGTCCTTTCTGCACAGCTCCACTCTTGGCAAGCACCAGGGTGCCCACACTGGACAGGCGGTGTTCAGTTATAACAACTGTGGGGAAGCCTTCCTGAAGACCTTCACTCTCCTCAACAACTGGATCACTCAGACTGAAGACAGACCCTTCAGATGCTTCACATGTGGAAATGCCTTCAAGGAGAAATCAGGTCTTATTAAACACAGAAAAGCTCACAGTGGAGAAACGGCCCATGTGGGCAAGGAGTGTGGAAAGACCTTTACTGACCTGTCCCACCTCAGGACGCACCAGAAATTTCATTCTGGAAAAAGGCATTACACatgcagtgaatgtgggaaggccttcagTTGCAAAGACACCCTTGTTCAGCACCAGAGAGTTCACACTGGAGAAAGATCTTATGACTGCAGCGAATGTGGAAAAGCTTACAGCAGAAACTCCCACCTTGTTCAACACCAGAGAACTCACACTGGAGAAAGGCCGTATAAGTGTGGTGAATGTGGCAAAGCCTTCAGCCGCAAAGACACCCTTGTTCAGCACCAGAAAATCCACActggagaaaggccttatgaGTGTGGCGAATGTGGGAAATTCTTCACCCATAGCTCCAATCTTATTGTTCACcaaagaattcatactggagcaAAGCCTTACGAGTGTAGCGAATGTGGGAAATGCTTTAGCCGCAACTCCAGCCTCAGTCTACACCGGAGAGTCCACACAGGAGCAAGGCCTTATGTgtgcagtgaatgtgggaaaacctACATCAGTAGCTCCCGCCTTGTCCAACACATAAAAGTCCACACTGGAGCAAGGCCTTATGAGTGCAATGAATGTGGGAAATTCTTTAGCCGCAACTCCAGCCTTATTTTACACCGGAGAGCACACACTGGAGAAAAGCCGTATGTGTGTGGCAAATGTGGGAAAGCCTATAGGAGAAGGTCCCATCTTGTTCGGCACAAGCAAGTGCACTCTAGGGAAAGGTCTCATGAGTACAATAATTTTGGTAACTCTCTAGTTGCATCTCTTTAA